ataataaaactatgacTACTCTATTCACAGGATCACGCTTGCCGATCTGAGGGGGTAGAGTTGGCCAGGGAGCTGGATTACAATGCGGCGGCTGCGTGGATCGGTCACCCGTACTTTGACGTCATCGACAACTCGACAGACTTCGACCTGAAGATGAACCGGCTGATCGACTGCGTGTGCCAGAGGATCGGCATCGACACCGGCGACCGCCTCAACGTCAACTCCAAGAAACGCAAGTTCCTCGTCAAGTCACCGATCGCGCCCGACTCGGAGTTCCCGTCCTTCCAGGACTTCGATGTCGTTCACAACTACTTGCAGAGCGACGTTCGCAAGGCGCAAGTCAGGCTCCGCAAGCGCGGGCAGAAGGGGCACTGGTCGTACATCCACACGCTGCGCAAGGTGCACCCCATCAACGGCCAGTCCGTGGAGGTGCGGACGCAGCTCACGCACCGCGACTACCTCAACCTGCTGCCGCAGCGGGACGAGGCTCACTTCACCATCTTCAAGAAGCGCCGCTGCTTCATATACAACAATCAGTACTATCAGTTGGACATTTATAGACAACCCTCACATCCCAGGTGAtaacaacataaaatactttaagttatttatattgcttacttttgttattaataaattataacgatatatatgtatttattttattatttatctattaatttataCTTTGTCTCCATTAGATACAAATGTTGAAGGTAATGAAACTAATTTCTGCTTCATGTTGTAGTGTAGTCTTGCAATTACTAACCCCAAATGGCTTTATATTAATCGAAAATATTTTCCAGGTGCCGAGGTTTGGTTCTGCTGGAGACATACAGCGCTGTGTATGACAAAGACACACTGCTGGCTTCCCTGCCCAAGTTCCTGGAGATTGAACGTGAAGTGACGGGCGACCCTGCGTACTCTATGTACAACTTATCCCTCAAGGAAGATTGGAAGAATTCAAAAAAGTACTACACGGGTGGTGAGGCTTCCGGCGCCAACGGTAAGGCGGCAATGTGTTTGCTTTGCTATTTCAACTGCTCATGGAATCAATCTATACATTTTCAACAAAtctcaaaattgaaaaatatttagta
This window of the Helicoverpa armigera isolate CAAS_96S chromosome 9, ASM3070526v1, whole genome shotgun sequence genome carries:
- the Ttd14 gene encoding LOW QUALITY PROTEIN: TRPL translocation defect protein 14 (The sequence of the model RefSeq protein was modified relative to this genomic sequence to represent the inferred CDS: inserted 1 base in 1 codon), which encodes MANQSQKIVYKLVLTGGPCGGKTTGQSRLSTFFENLGWKVFRVPETANVLLSGGIKFADLSADEALKFQENLLRTMIQIENTFFELGRTCQRDCLIICDRGXMDASAFISREKWEAMLSTNNWNCVELRDNRYNHIVHMLSAANGAEDFYSTEDHACRSEGVELARELDYNAAAAWIGHPYFDVIDNSTDFDLKMNRLIDCVCQRIGIDTGDRLNVNSKKRKFLVKSPIAPDSEFPSFQDFDVVHNYLQSDVRKAQVRLRKRGQKGHWSYIHTLRKVHPINGQSVEVRTQLTHRDYLNLLPQRDEAHFTIFKKRRCFIYNNQYYQLDIYRQPSHPRCRGLVLLETYSAVYDKDTLLASLPKFLEIEREVTGDPAYSMYNLSLKEDWKNSKKYYTGGEASGANGPTKSLTNGHSDEKHNGQNGVAKMNGHAGEKLNGHAVGKMNGHAADKVNGFDKRGHKAALGKLANGAAHDAELDEFKKTHRMDLGSPKITKVAVKI